The following proteins are encoded in a genomic region of Streptococcus gwangjuense:
- a CDS encoding ABC transporter ATP-binding protein, producing MEVINVSKNYGHSTILKDINFALNKGEIVGLVGRNGVGKSTLMKILVQNNQPNLGNIISSDNVGYLIEEPKLFLSKTGLENLKYLSNLYGIDYNQERFGSLIQELDLTQSINKKVKTYSLGTKQKLALLLTLVTEPDILILDEPTNGLDIESSQIVLAVLKNLALHENVGILISSHKLEDIEEICERVLFLENGLLTFQKVGKDSHNCLFEIAFSSATDKDIFITKQEFGDIVQEEGLRITMSGNIQSSELFKFFNENSIKVVDFETKKETLKDIYLNRSK from the coding sequence ATGGAAGTTATAAATGTAAGTAAAAATTATGGTCATTCAACCATTCTCAAAGATATAAATTTCGCACTTAATAAGGGTGAAATTGTTGGTCTAGTAGGGAGAAACGGAGTTGGCAAGAGTACATTGATGAAAATTCTTGTTCAGAATAATCAACCGAATTTAGGGAATATTATAAGTAGTGATAATGTTGGGTATTTAATCGAAGAACCAAAATTATTTTTATCTAAAACAGGTTTAGAGAATTTAAAATATTTGTCAAATTTATATGGAATTGACTACAATCAAGAAAGATTTGGAAGTTTGATCCAAGAGTTAGATTTGACTCAGTCTATTAATAAAAAAGTAAAGACCTATTCTTTGGGTACAAAACAAAAATTAGCTTTGCTTCTAACTCTCGTTACGGAACCTGATATATTGATTTTAGATGAACCGACTAATGGTTTAGATATTGAATCATCACAAATAGTTTTAGCGGTTCTAAAAAATTTAGCTTTACATGAAAATGTGGGAATTTTAATATCGAGTCATAAATTAGAAGATATTGAAGAAATTTGTGAGAGGGTTCTTTTCTTGGAGAACGGGCTTTTGACATTTCAAAAAGTAGGAAAAGATAGTCATAATTGCTTGTTTGAGATAGCTTTTTCATCAGCTACAGATAAAGACATTTTTATTACCAAACAAGAATTTGGGGATATTGTTCAGGAAGAGGGACTGAGAATTACTATGTCTGGGAATATTCAAAGTAGTGAGCTTTTTAAATTTTTTAACGAAAACTCTATTAAAGTAGTTGATTTTGAAACTAAAAAAGAGACGCTTAAAGATATTTATCTAAATCGTTCAAAATAA
- a CDS encoding GNAT family N-acetyltransferase: MYFRLENKESHKSQEIGNLIRVYNRSKREEAESEPLNLYVEDEEGNLLAGLIAETFGNWLEIEYLFVKEELRGQGIGSKLLQQAETEAKNRNCRFAFVNTYQFQAPDFYKRHGYKKIFTLQDYPYIGQRYYYQKNL; the protein is encoded by the coding sequence ATGTACTTTAGATTGGAAAATAAGGAATCCCATAAATCACAAGAAATAGGGAATCTGATTCGTGTTTATAACCGTTCAAAACGAGAAGAAGCTGAAAGTGAGCCACTTAATCTTTATGTCGAAGATGAAGAGGGCAATCTTCTGGCAGGTTTGATAGCAGAGACTTTTGGAAATTGGCTAGAAATCGAGTATTTATTTGTAAAAGAGGAACTCAGAGGGCAAGGAATCGGTTCAAAACTATTGCAGCAAGCAGAAACTGAAGCTAAGAATCGAAACTGTCGTTTTGCTTTTGTCAATACTTACCAGTTTCAAGCTCCTGATTTTTATAAAAGGCATGGCTACAAGAAAATTTTTACATTACAAGACTATCCCTACATTGGGCAAAGGTATTATTACCAAAAGAATCTGTAA
- a CDS encoding amino acid permease — MSSKKKKNKMERGLTNRHVQVMAIAGTIGTGLFLGAGRSISLTGPSIVLIYMITGAFMFLMMRAVGEMLYQDPEQHTFINFITRHLGKGWGYFSVWSYWLSVVFIGMAEITAISHYVQFWFPSWPSWMIEIGFLTILALVNLIAVKLFGEVEFWFAMVKIVAILAMIATGVFMVLTGFKTPHGVASLANITDNFSLFPNGGVNFVMAFQMVFFAYLMIEFIGVTTSETKNPRQVLPKAVKEIPLRIAFFYGGALLAIMAIIPWRELASADSPFVTVFELAGIKWAAALINFVVLTSAASALNSTLYSTGRHLYQIAHDSPNSFLKAIKADTLSRHNVPQNAIIASAILIALAAFINVLPGVSDAFALITASSSGVYIAIYILIMVAHLKYRKSPDFMADGYLMPHYRFLNPLTMLFFAFVFVTLFLQESTFVGAIGSAIWIIGFGIYSQWKFRK; from the coding sequence ATGAGTTCAAAGAAGAAAAAAAACAAGATGGAGCGTGGTCTGACTAATCGTCACGTGCAGGTTATGGCCATTGCGGGAACAATCGGAACAGGACTCTTTTTGGGAGCAGGTCGTTCTATTAGCCTTACAGGTCCTTCCATTGTACTGATTTATATGATTACTGGGGCTTTCATGTTCCTTATGATGCGTGCGGTTGGGGAAATGCTCTACCAAGACCCTGAGCAACATACCTTTATCAACTTTATCACGCGCCATTTGGGTAAGGGCTGGGGTTATTTCTCGGTTTGGTCCTACTGGCTATCCGTTGTCTTTATAGGTATGGCGGAAATCACTGCTATCTCTCACTATGTTCAGTTTTGGTTCCCTAGCTGGCCAAGTTGGATGATTGAGATTGGATTTTTGACCATTCTAGCCTTAGTCAATCTGATTGCGGTGAAGCTCTTTGGGGAAGTTGAGTTTTGGTTTGCGATGGTCAAGATTGTGGCTATTTTAGCTATGATTGCCACAGGAGTCTTTATGGTCTTGACAGGCTTTAAGACACCACATGGAGTAGCAAGTTTGGCCAATATCACCGACAATTTCTCCCTCTTCCCTAATGGTGGAGTGAACTTTGTCATGGCCTTTCAGATGGTTTTCTTTGCTTACCTCATGATTGAGTTTATCGGGGTAACAACTTCTGAAACCAAAAATCCACGTCAAGTCTTGCCAAAAGCCGTTAAGGAAATTCCTTTGCGTATCGCCTTTTTCTACGGTGGTGCCCTCTTAGCCATCATGGCTATCATTCCATGGCGTGAGCTTGCTTCTGCTGATTCTCCTTTTGTTACAGTATTTGAATTGGCAGGTATCAAGTGGGCAGCAGCCTTGATTAACTTCGTCGTTTTGACATCAGCAGCATCTGCTCTTAACTCAACCCTTTATTCAACAGGACGTCATTTGTACCAGATTGCTCATGATTCGCCAAATTCATTCTTAAAGGCTATTAAGGCAGATACTCTTTCTCGCCACAATGTGCCACAAAATGCCATCATCGCTTCAGCAATCTTGATTGCCCTAGCAGCCTTTATTAATGTCTTGCCAGGTGTTTCAGATGCCTTTGCCTTGATTACGGCATCATCATCAGGTGTTTATATTGCCATTTATATCTTGATTATGGTGGCTCACCTTAAATACCGCAAGTCACCAGACTTTATGGCGGATGGCTATCTCATGCCCCATTATCGTTTCCTAAATCCTTTAACCATGCTCTTCTTTGCCTTTGTCTTCGTAACCCTCTTTTTACAAGAGTCTACATTTGTAGGAGCAATCGGATCAGCTATCTGGATTATCGGTTTCGGGATTTATAGCCAGTGGAAATTTAGAAAATAG
- a CDS encoding ABC transporter permease: MKLNKLNFLKENIRDLYSSGVIYLGLIISFIPPILVTFFILKTQGTSLGIKHISNFYAMLGMLMAIIHANRIISRDFSHNTISLFYNQQKNRMIYVWSNFLYVISVSIIYSLNGIVLLVIVSKLGVPGDLGLDFIVSIVVNTILLVLFYFLLSYIFYLYKLKSGLVFGILVALLLFIPNILNTIMMNTSNDLFIKAIELLPFYSLPVFVASNTMSISQYLVVITTIILLYLFTLKKSKEYSF, from the coding sequence ATGAAATTAAATAAATTGAATTTTCTTAAGGAAAATATAAGAGATTTATATTCATCAGGCGTAATATATCTCGGTTTGATTATCTCGTTTATACCGCCGATATTGGTTACATTCTTTATTCTAAAGACTCAAGGGACATCGCTTGGTATTAAGCATATTTCAAACTTTTATGCTATGCTCGGTATGTTAATGGCTATTATACATGCTAATCGAATTATTAGCAGGGATTTTTCCCACAATACGATCAGTTTATTTTATAATCAACAGAAAAATCGGATGATTTACGTCTGGTCTAATTTTCTATATGTCATCTCAGTTTCCATTATTTATTCTTTGAATGGCATTGTGCTACTAGTCATCGTAAGTAAATTGGGTGTTCCAGGTGATTTAGGATTAGATTTTATAGTATCCATTGTAGTCAATACAATTTTGTTAGTCCTATTTTATTTTCTATTATCTTATATTTTCTATTTATACAAATTGAAAAGTGGCTTGGTATTTGGTATTTTAGTAGCTTTACTACTCTTTATCCCTAATATATTAAATACGATTATGATGAATACTAGTAATGATTTGTTTATCAAAGCAATTGAACTTCTTCCTTTTTATTCTTTACCTGTATTTGTAGCTTCAAATACGATGTCTATTAGTCAGTATCTTGTGGTAATCACTACAATCATTTTACTGTACTTGTTCACTCTCAAGAAAAGCAAGGAGTATTCATTTTAG
- a CDS encoding nicotinate phosphoribosyltransferase — protein sequence MYPDDSLTLHTDLYQINMMQVYFDQGIHNKKAVFEVYFRQQPFKNGYAVFAGLERIVNYLEDLRFSDSDIAYLESLGYHGAFLDYLRNFKLELTVRSAQEGDLVFANEPIVQVEGPLAQCQLVETALLNIVNYQTLVATKAARIRSVIEDEPLMEFGTRRAQEMDAAIWGTRAAVIGGANGTSNVRAGKLFDIPVLGTHAHALVQVYGNDYEAFKAYAATHKNCVFLVDTYDTLRIGVPAAIQVARELGDQINFMGVRIDSGDIAYISKKVRQQLDEAGFTEAKIYASNDLDENTILNLKMQKAKIDVWGVGTKLITAYDQPALGAVYKIVAIEDENGNMRNTIKLSNNAEKVSTPGKKQVWRITSREKGKSEGDYITYDGVDVSSMTEIKMFHPTYTYIKKTVRNFDTVPLLVDIFKNGELIYNLPSLTEIQDYARKEFDKLWDEYKRVLNPQHYPVDLARDVWQDKMDLIDKMRKEALGEGEEE from the coding sequence ATGTATCCAGATGATAGTTTGACATTGCACACGGACTTGTACCAGATCAACATGATGCAGGTTTACTTTGACCAAGGAATTCACAATAAAAAGGCGGTCTTTGAGGTTTATTTCCGCCAACAGCCTTTTAAGAATGGCTATGCGGTTTTTGCAGGTCTAGAAAGAATTGTGAATTATCTGGAAGACCTGCGTTTTTCAGATAGTGATATTGCCTATTTGGAGTCGCTAGGCTATCATGGGGCATTCTTGGACTATCTCCGCAATTTCAAGTTGGAGTTGACTGTTCGTTCTGCCCAAGAAGGGGACTTGGTTTTTGCTAATGAACCGATTGTGCAGGTGGAAGGCCCTCTAGCTCAATGTCAGTTGGTCGAAACGGCTCTTTTGAACATCGTCAACTACCAGACCTTAGTGGCGACTAAGGCAGCTCGTATTCGCTCGGTTATAGAAGATGAGCCCTTGATGGAGTTTGGAACACGTCGGGCGCAAGAAATGGATGCGGCTATCTGGGGAACACGCGCAGCGGTGATTGGTGGCGCCAATGGGACCAGCAATGTGCGTGCTGGTAAACTCTTTGACATTCCTGTCTTGGGGACCCATGCCCATGCCTTGGTGCAGGTTTATGGCAATGACTATGAGGCTTTCAAGGCTTACGCTGCGACCCACAAAAATTGCGTCTTTCTTGTGGATACCTATGACACCCTTCGTATCGGTGTGCCAGCTGCCATTCAGGTGGCGCGTGAGCTGGGTGATCAGATTAACTTTATGGGTGTGCGGATTGACTCTGGGGATATTGCCTACATTTCTAAGAAAGTCCGTCAGCAACTGGACGAGGCTGGATTTACAGAGGCTAAGATTTATGCTTCTAATGATCTAGATGAAAATACCATCCTCAACCTCAAGATGCAAAAGGCCAAGATTGATGTCTGGGGTGTGGGAACCAAGCTGATTACAGCCTATGACCAGCCAGCTCTTGGGGCAGTTTATAAGATTGTTGCAATCGAAGATGAAAATGGGAACATGCGCAATACCATTAAGCTGTCAAATAATGCCGAAAAAGTGTCTACGCCAGGTAAGAAGCAGGTGTGGCGGATTACCAGTCGTGAAAAAGGCAAGTCAGAAGGCGACTACATAACCTATGATGGTGTTGATGTTTCCAGCATGACAGAAATCAAGATGTTCCATCCTACTTATACCTACATCAAGAAGACGGTTCGTAATTTTGACACTGTTCCTCTCTTGGTGGATATCTTTAAAAACGGGGAATTGATTTACAATCTGCCTAGCTTGACTGAGATTCAGGATTATGCTCGTAAGGAATTTGACAAGCTTTGGGATGAATACAAGCGTGTGCTCAATCCGCAGCATTATCCAGTGGATTTGGCGCGTGATGTATGGCAAGATAAGATGGACTTGATTGATAAGATGCGCAAGGAAGCCCTTGGTGAAGGAGAAGAAGAATGA
- a CDS encoding redoxin family protein, with protein sequence MKKWQTCLLGVGSICCLAACSTKNMSDESTMKEQTKTEQVSSQTATKGQAVADFELMGVDGKTYRLSDYKGKKVYLKFWASWCSICLASLPDTDEIAKDAGDDYVVLTVVSPGHKGEQAESEFKNWYKGLDYKNFPVLIDTSGKLLESYGVRSYPTQAFIDKEGKLVKTQPGFMDKDMILKTLKEMG encoded by the coding sequence ATGAAAAAATGGCAAACATGTCTCCTTGGAGTAGGCTCAATCTGTTGTTTAGCAGCCTGTTCGACTAAAAATATGTCAGACGAATCTACTATGAAGGAGCAAACAAAAACAGAACAAGTCAGTTCGCAAACTGCCACCAAGGGTCAGGCGGTTGCTGATTTTGAACTGATGGGAGTAGATGGCAAGACCTACCGCTTGTCTGATTACAAGGGCAAGAAAGTCTATCTCAAATTCTGGGCTTCTTGGTGTTCCATCTGTCTAGCCAGTCTACCAGATACAGATGAAATTGCTAAGGATGCTGGTGATGATTATGTGGTCTTGACAGTGGTGTCTCCTGGACACAAGGGGGAACAAGCTGAATCAGAATTTAAGAATTGGTACAAGGGTTTGGATTATAAAAATTTCCCAGTTCTAATTGACACATCAGGCAAACTCTTGGAAAGTTATGGTGTCCGTTCTTACCCAACTCAAGCCTTTATAGACAAGGAAGGAAAGCTGGTCAAAACGCAACCTGGTTTTATGGATAAGGATATGATTTTAAAGACATTGAAAGAAATGGGGTAG
- a CDS encoding helix-turn-helix transcriptional regulator, translating to MAKNLKLKLARVELDLTQGQLAEAVGVTRQTIGLIEAGKYNPSLSLCQSICRCLGKTLDQLFWEEEDGK from the coding sequence GTGGCTAAAAATTTAAAATTAAAATTAGCTCGGGTAGAGCTTGATTTAACTCAAGGTCAATTGGCAGAGGCTGTGGGGGTGACGCGCCAGACTATTGGTTTGATAGAGGCAGGGAAATACAATCCCAGTCTCTCGCTTTGCCAGTCTATTTGCAGATGTTTAGGAAAAACCCTAGACCAACTATTTTGGGAGGAAGAAGATGGTAAATAA
- a CDS encoding GNAT family N-acetyltransferase: MKAIGTQILQTDRLILRKFLESDAEAMFQNWASSAENLTYVTWDPHPDVDVTRNSIRNWVASYANPNYYKWAICLKENPEQVIGDISIVAVDENDSSCEIGYVLGKAYWGRGIMTEALIAVLEFCFTQLDLQGVKARYASLNPASGRVMEKAGMSYLKTVINGVEQKGYLADLIYYQISREDR; the protein is encoded by the coding sequence ATGAAAGCAATCGGTACGCAAATATTACAGACAGATCGTTTAATCTTGCGAAAATTTTTGGAAAGTGATGCAGAAGCCATGTTTCAGAATTGGGCTTCGTCTGCTGAGAATCTGACCTATGTCACTTGGGATCCTCATCCTGATGTCGATGTGACTCGAAATTCCATTCGTAATTGGGTTGCTTCCTATGCTAATCCCAACTATTACAAATGGGCTATTTGTCTCAAAGAAAACCCGGAGCAGGTGATAGGAGATATCAGCATCGTTGCAGTAGATGAGAACGATTCTTCTTGTGAAATCGGTTATGTCTTAGGCAAAGCCTACTGGGGTCGTGGCATTATGACGGAGGCTCTAATAGCTGTTCTAGAATTCTGTTTCACTCAGCTCGACTTACAAGGCGTGAAAGCTCGCTATGCTAGCCTCAATCCAGCTTCAGGTCGTGTCATGGAGAAGGCAGGGATGTCCTATTTGAAAACCGTTATCAATGGTGTTGAGCAGAAAGGTTATCTTGCGGACCTTATTTATTATCAGATAAGTAGGGAGGACAGGTGA
- the ccdA2 gene encoding thiol-disulfide oxidoreductase-associated membrane protein CcdA2 codes for MDNIIFFISVFLAGILSFFSPCILPLLPVYAGVLLDDKDGSQASSGKYSISLVSLLRTLAFIAGISFVFILLGYGAGFLGDLLYASWFQYVTGAVIILLGLHQMEVLHFQGLYKERRLQLKRQEQKGKGYSQAFLLGLTFSFAWTPCVGPVLGSVLALAASGGSGAWQGAGLMLIYTLGLALPFLVLALASSYVLKHFRKLHPYLGTLKKVGGFLIIVMGILVLLGNASILTRLFE; via the coding sequence ATGGATAATATAATCTTTTTTATCAGTGTTTTTCTTGCTGGAATTCTTTCCTTCTTTTCTCCTTGTATCTTACCTTTGTTACCGGTCTATGCAGGGGTCTTGTTGGATGATAAAGATGGTTCTCAGGCTTCTAGTGGAAAATATTCAATCTCACTTGTTAGTCTATTGAGAACTTTGGCCTTTATAGCAGGGATATCCTTTGTTTTTATCTTACTAGGCTATGGAGCTGGCTTTTTAGGAGACCTTTTGTATGCCTCTTGGTTTCAGTATGTGACGGGTGCGGTTATCATTCTCTTAGGCTTGCACCAGATGGAGGTCTTACATTTTCAGGGACTTTACAAGGAAAGAAGGCTGCAACTAAAGAGACAGGAGCAAAAGGGTAAGGGCTATAGTCAGGCATTTTTACTGGGGTTGACTTTTAGTTTTGCTTGGACGCCTTGTGTGGGACCGGTTCTGGGCTCTGTTTTAGCCTTGGCGGCTTCAGGTGGCTCAGGTGCTTGGCAGGGAGCTGGTCTCATGTTAATCTATACGCTAGGTCTAGCACTACCATTTTTGGTTCTAGCTCTAGCCTCCAGCTATGTTTTGAAACATTTCCGAAAACTCCATCCTTATCTCGGAACTCTCAAAAAAGTGGGTGGTTTCCTCATAATCGTAATGGGAATTTTGGTGCTTTTGGGAAATGCTTCTATTTTGACAAGATTATTTGAATAG
- a CDS encoding DUF6773 family protein codes for MVNKFIHYQLLDEREEQLINKAGAESFSLFIGLVLLSYLVAVLAPSLFNPNFLVYTLIVGIFFFFNRARYLGVTYYSRFHFTILGCFFLTLAITALLMLQNYQFNIEVYQHNPLNVKYLSAWAITYVIYLPWVFIGNLGLKSYGEWAQKKFEQDMDELESGE; via the coding sequence ATGGTAAATAAATTCATTCATTATCAATTACTTGACGAAAGAGAAGAACAACTAATCAATAAAGCTGGGGCAGAGTCTTTTTCACTCTTTATTGGGCTTGTACTTCTAAGCTATTTGGTGGCAGTGTTGGCTCCATCTCTTTTTAATCCGAATTTTCTAGTCTATACTCTGATAGTAGGAATTTTCTTCTTTTTCAATCGTGCCCGTTATCTGGGAGTGACCTACTATAGTCGTTTTCATTTTACGATTTTGGGTTGTTTTTTCCTAACCTTGGCTATTACGGCTCTTTTGATGTTACAGAATTATCAATTCAACATAGAAGTTTATCAGCACAATCCTTTGAACGTTAAATACCTATCTGCTTGGGCAATTACTTATGTTATTTACCTTCCCTGGGTCTTTATTGGCAATCTTGGTCTTAAGAGCTATGGCGAATGGGCTCAGAAAAAGTTTGAACAAGACATGGATGAACTGGAGAGTGGAGAATAG
- the nadE gene encoding ammonia-dependent NAD(+) synthetase, whose protein sequence is MSLQETIIQQLGVKPVIDAQEEIRRSIDFLKRYLKKHPFLKTFVLGISGGQDSTLAGRLAQLAMEELRSETGDDSYKFIAVRLPYGVQADEADAQKALAFIQPDISLVVNIKESADAMTAAVEATGSPVSDFNKGNIKARCRMIAQYALAGSHSGAVIGTDHAAENITGFFTKFGDGGADILPLYRLNKRQGKQLLKELGANPALYEKIPTADLEEDKPGLADEVALGVTYEEIDDYLEGKIISSEAQATIENWWHKGQHKRHLPITVFDDFWE, encoded by the coding sequence ATGAGTTTGCAAGAGACTATTATTCAGCAACTGGGTGTCAAACCAGTGATTGATGCCCAGGAAGAAATTCGTCGTTCTATTGATTTCTTAAAAAGATACCTGAAAAAACATCCCTTCCTAAAAACCTTTGTACTAGGGATTTCTGGAGGACAAGATTCAACCTTAGCAGGACGATTGGCTCAACTGGCCATGGAAGAGCTGCGATCAGAAACGGGAGACGATAGCTACAAATTTATCGCTGTTCGCCTGCCATATGGAGTGCAAGCTGATGAAGCAGATGCTCAAAAAGCCCTAGCCTTCATTCAGCCAGATATCAGTTTAGTGGTGAATATCAAGGAATCAGCTGACGCCATGACGGCAGCAGTTGAAGCGACAGGAAGCCCTGTTTCAGACTTCAACAAGGGCAATATCAAGGCTCGTTGCCGTATGATTGCTCAGTATGCCCTTGCTGGTTCCCATAGCGGAGCGGTCATTGGAACAGACCATGCTGCGGAAAATATCACAGGCTTTTTTACCAAGTTTGGTGACGGTGGTGCGGATATTCTCCCTCTTTACCGCCTCAATAAGCGTCAAGGAAAACAACTCTTGAAGGAACTTGGTGCAAATCCAGCCCTTTATGAAAAAATCCCAACGGCAGACCTAGAAGAAGACAAACCAGGCCTAGCTGACGAAGTAGCCCTCGGAGTCACTTATGAAGAGATTGACGACTACCTAGAAGGCAAAATAATCAGCTCAGAAGCCCAAGCGACCATTGAAAACTGGTGGCACAAAGGCCAACACAAACGCCACCTACCAATCACCGTATTTGATGACTTTTGGGAGTGA
- a CDS encoding response regulator transcription factor — MTYTILIVEDEYLVRQGLTKLVNVAAYDMEIIGQAENGRQAWKLIQKQVPDIILTDINMPQLNGIQLASLVRETYPQVHLVFLTGYDDFDYALSAVKLGVDDYLLKPFSRQDIEEMLGKIKQKLDKEEKEEQLQDLLTDKFEGNLAQKIHSHLDDSQFSLKSLASDLGFSPTYLSSLIKKELGLPFQDYLVRERVKQAKLLLLTTDLKIYEIAEKVGFEDMNYFTQRFKQIAGVTPRQFKKGEGR, encoded by the coding sequence ATGACCTATACAATCTTAATTGTAGAAGATGAATATCTGGTAAGACAAGGTTTGACCAAGCTGGTCAATGTAGCAGCCTACGATATGGAAATCATCGGTCAGGCTGAAAATGGAAGGCAGGCTTGGAAATTGATACAAAAGCAGGTGCCAGATATCATTCTAACCGATATCAACATGCCTCAGCTAAATGGCATCCAGTTGGCCAGTCTGGTTCGAGAAACCTATCCACAGGTTCATCTAGTTTTTTTAACAGGCTACGATGATTTTGATTATGCCTTGTCTGCTGTCAAACTAGGTGTGGATGACTACCTGCTTAAACCCTTTTCTCGTCAGGATATTGAGGAAATGTTGGGGAAAATCAAGCAAAAGTTGGATAAGGAAGAAAAGGAAGAGCAGTTACAAGATCTATTGACTGATAAGTTTGAAGGAAACTTGGCCCAGAAAATCCATTCTCATCTAGATGATAGCCAATTTAGTTTAAAGTCTTTAGCCAGTGACTTGGGATTTAGCCCGACTTATCTGAGTTCTTTGATTAAGAAAGAGTTGGGCCTGCCTTTTCAGGATTATCTGGTGAGAGAACGTGTCAAACAAGCCAAGCTTTTGCTTTTGACTACAGATCTGAAGATTTACGAGATTGCAGAGAAGGTTGGCTTTGAAGATATGAATTACTTTACCCAACGCTTTAAACAGATTGCGGGTGTGACGCCTCGTCAGTTTAAGAAGGGGGAAGGTCGATGA
- the msrB gene encoding peptide-methionine (R)-S-oxide reductase MsrB, translating to MNDKVKLFVLAGIFFLAISGFYFLLMRNAGQTDSSQIEKAAVSQGGKTVKKTEVSKDADLHEIYLAGGCFWGVEEYFSRVPGVTDAVSGYANGRGETTKYELINQTGHAETVHVTYDAKQISLKEILLHYFRIINPTSKNKQGNDVGTQYRTGIYYTDDKDLEVINQVFDEVAKKYDQPLAVEKEALKNFVVAEDYHQDYLKKNPNGYCHINVNQAAYPVIDASKYPKPSDEELKKTLSPEEYAVTQKNQTERAFSNRYWDKFESGIYVDVATGEPLFSSKDKFESGCGWPSFTQPISPDVATYKEDKSYNMTRMEVRSRVGDSHLGHVFTDGPQDKGGLRYCINSLSIRFIPKDQMEEKGYAYLLDYVD from the coding sequence ATGAATGATAAAGTAAAATTGTTTGTTTTGGCAGGGATCTTTTTCCTAGCCATAAGCGGTTTCTATTTTCTATTGATGCGAAATGCAGGGCAGACAGATAGCTCGCAAATTGAGAAAGCGGCAGTTAGCCAAGGAGGAAAAACAGTGAAAAAAACAGAAGTGAGTAAAGATGCAGACTTGCACGAAATTTATCTGGCTGGGGGATGTTTCTGGGGAGTTGAGGAATATTTCTCACGCGTTCCCGGTGTGACAGATGCTGTATCAGGCTATGCAAATGGTAGAGGGGAGACAACCAAGTACGAATTGATTAACCAAACAGGTCATGCGGAGACTGTCCATGTCACTTATGATGCCAAGCAAATTTCTCTCAAGGAAATCCTGCTTCATTACTTCCGCATTATCAATCCAACTAGCAAAAATAAACAAGGAAATGATGTGGGAACCCAGTACCGTACTGGTATTTATTACACAGATGACAAGGATTTAGAGGTGATTAACCAAGTCTTTGATGAGGTGGCTAAGAAATACGACCAACCTCTGGCAGTTGAAAAGGAGGCATTGAAGAATTTTGTAGTGGCTGAGGATTACCACCAAGACTACCTCAAGAAAAATCCAAATGGCTACTGTCATATCAATGTCAATCAGGCAGCCTACCCCGTCATTGATGCCAGCAAATATCCTAAACCAAGTGATGAAGAATTGAAAAAGACCTTGTCACCTGAAGAGTATGCAGTTACCCAGAAAAATCAAACAGAACGAGCTTTTTCCAACCGCTACTGGGATAAATTTGAATCCGGTATCTATGTGGATGTAGCAACTGGCGAACCCCTCTTTTCATCAAAGGACAAGTTTGAGTCTGGTTGTGGTTGGCCTAGTTTCACCCAACCAATCAGTCCAGATGTCGCCACCTATAAGGAAGATAAGTCTTACAATATGACACGCATGGAAGTGCGGAGCCGAGTTGGAGATTCTCACCTTGGCCATGTCTTTACGGATGGACCACAGGACAAGGGTGGCTTGCGCTACTGTATTAATAGTCTCTCTATCCGCTTTATTCCCAAAGATCAAATGGAAGAAAAAGGCTACGCTTATTTACTAGATTATGTTGATTAA